A genomic stretch from Spodoptera frugiperda isolate SF20-4 chromosome 14, AGI-APGP_CSIRO_Sfru_2.0, whole genome shotgun sequence includes:
- the LOC118279225 gene encoding endoribonuclease rege-1 isoform X1, with protein MGKPSSTSISRCSECSWYSNKQRSKVAMSAYKMEQMRKKKQNQVQRNISKVFNKLKRDSIGSRSCLSLSDTSDDSPQNLTIIVTNDSFQPERKRKSPVTVNALSNIPSKTRRKSDSLIVINDDDLETNNDSCILLSPRRDSNPHVNCSTPIANRDSQTLKNHIISNFYPVPTLNEIHPPEEPKEDDKTKIINKDSFVTIDLTADSENRTADNVNIIDVDKCVDKNDSQDCTLVSVSNASLSMSGDSDVTVIRNKRQSNNTQAKKLARGLAQMNTSQKEKLLNLIAQQIFSGCDMKNGAQSGLALQYKENRGTETDEDAYIKEVILGETKSKEAKLSVSRNSIGSNVYHPRKDAKNTTGLRMIVIDGSNVAMEHTKGKQFSVEGLKICIEYFVKRGHSVKAFVPRFRCKYGKSTDPNLLSYLERQGLVVFTPSREIKGKTFVPYDDRYILQCAAEFDGVVVSGDNYRDLINENKRWRYIIENRVLPFTWVNNMIMFPKDPFGRAGPSLETLLRHPTPATPQNTTGLFSSNLFTNNNV; from the exons ATGGGCAAGCCGTCATCTACATCAATCTCT CGATGTTCTGAATGCTCATGGTATTCTAATAAGCAAAGGAGCAAAGTGGCAATGAGTGCCTATAAAATGGAACAAATgaggaaaaagaaacaaaaccaaGTGCAGAGGAATATAAGCAAAGTGTTCAACAAGTTAAAAAGAGACTCCATAGGCTCAAGAAGTTGTTTGTCATTGTCCGATACTTCCGATGATAGTCCTCAGAACCTCACTATTATAGTAACAAATGACTCATTTCAACCTGAACGTAAACGGAAAAGCCCTGTTACTGTTAATGCACTATCAAACATACCGAGCAAAACAAGAAGAAAAAGCGACAGCTTGATTGTGATCAACGATGATGACCTAGAAACAAATAATGATTCATGTATCCTCTTGTCTCCCCGGAGAGACAGCAACCCCCATGTGAACTGTTCCACACCTATCGCTAACCGGGACAGCCAGACATTAAAGAATCATATTATCAGTAATTTCTATCCAGTACCAACACTTAATGAAATTCATCCTCCTGAGGAGCCCAAAGAGgatgataaaacaaaaattatcaaTAAGGATTCATTTGTTACCATAGACCTAACAGCTGATAGTGAGAATAGAACTGCTGATAATGTTAATATAATAGATGTAGATAAATGTGTGGACAAAAATGATAGCCAGGATTGTACTCTAGTGTCAGTATCTAATGCGAGCCTCTCTATGAGTGGAGATTCTGATGTCACAGTAATAAGGAACAAGAGACAGTCAAACAACACTCAAGCCAAGAAGCTCGCGCGAGGTCTGGCACAGATGAACACATCGCAAAAGGAAAAACTACTGAATCTTATTGCTCAACAAATATTCAGTGGTTGTGATATGAAAAATGGTGCTCAAAGTGGCTTAGCTCTACAATATAAG GAAAATCGTGGAACGGAGACAGATGAAGATGCGTACATTAAAGAGGTGATTCTAGGAGAAACAAAGTCGAAAGAGGCTAAACTGTCTGTGTCTAGAAACAGTATCGGTAGCAATGTGTACCACCCGCGCAAGGATGCTAAGAACACTACAGGGCTGCGGATGATTGTCATTGATGGGAGCAATGTGGCCATGGA GCACACAAAGGGCAAACAGTTTTCAGTAGAAGGGCTGAAGATATGTATAGAGTACTTCGTGAAGCGAGGGCACTCGGTGAAAGCATTCGTACCACGATTTAG GTGTAAATACGGCAAGAGTACGGACCCCAACTTGCTGAGCTACCTGGAGCGGCAGGGGCTGGTCGTGTTCACTCCGTCCCGGGAGATCAAGGGCAAGACCTTTGTGCCTTATGATGACAG ATACATACTCCAGTGTGCGGCGGAATTCGACGGAGTGGTGGTGTCTGGCGACAACTACAGGGATCTTATAAACGAGAACAAGCGGTGGCGGTATATCATCGAGAACAGAGTGCTGCCCTTCACGTGGGTCAACAACATGATCATGTTCCCCAAGGATCCCTTCGGACGGGCGGGTCCCTCCCTCGAGACGTTGCTCCGGCATCCCACACCCGCCACACCGCAAAATACTACAGGTTTATTCTCGTCGAACCTGTTTACGAACAATAATGTTTGA
- the LOC118279225 gene encoding endoribonuclease rege-1 isoform X2, with protein MSAYKMEQMRKKKQNQVQRNISKVFNKLKRDSIGSRSCLSLSDTSDDSPQNLTIIVTNDSFQPERKRKSPVTVNALSNIPSKTRRKSDSLIVINDDDLETNNDSCILLSPRRDSNPHVNCSTPIANRDSQTLKNHIISNFYPVPTLNEIHPPEEPKEDDKTKIINKDSFVTIDLTADSENRTADNVNIIDVDKCVDKNDSQDCTLVSVSNASLSMSGDSDVTVIRNKRQSNNTQAKKLARGLAQMNTSQKEKLLNLIAQQIFSGCDMKNGAQSGLALQYKENRGTETDEDAYIKEVILGETKSKEAKLSVSRNSIGSNVYHPRKDAKNTTGLRMIVIDGSNVAMEHTKGKQFSVEGLKICIEYFVKRGHSVKAFVPRFRCKYGKSTDPNLLSYLERQGLVVFTPSREIKGKTFVPYDDRYILQCAAEFDGVVVSGDNYRDLINENKRWRYIIENRVLPFTWVNNMIMFPKDPFGRAGPSLETLLRHPTPATPQNTTGLFSSNLFTNNNV; from the exons ATGAGTGCCTATAAAATGGAACAAATgaggaaaaagaaacaaaaccaaGTGCAGAGGAATATAAGCAAAGTGTTCAACAAGTTAAAAAGAGACTCCATAGGCTCAAGAAGTTGTTTGTCATTGTCCGATACTTCCGATGATAGTCCTCAGAACCTCACTATTATAGTAACAAATGACTCATTTCAACCTGAACGTAAACGGAAAAGCCCTGTTACTGTTAATGCACTATCAAACATACCGAGCAAAACAAGAAGAAAAAGCGACAGCTTGATTGTGATCAACGATGATGACCTAGAAACAAATAATGATTCATGTATCCTCTTGTCTCCCCGGAGAGACAGCAACCCCCATGTGAACTGTTCCACACCTATCGCTAACCGGGACAGCCAGACATTAAAGAATCATATTATCAGTAATTTCTATCCAGTACCAACACTTAATGAAATTCATCCTCCTGAGGAGCCCAAAGAGgatgataaaacaaaaattatcaaTAAGGATTCATTTGTTACCATAGACCTAACAGCTGATAGTGAGAATAGAACTGCTGATAATGTTAATATAATAGATGTAGATAAATGTGTGGACAAAAATGATAGCCAGGATTGTACTCTAGTGTCAGTATCTAATGCGAGCCTCTCTATGAGTGGAGATTCTGATGTCACAGTAATAAGGAACAAGAGACAGTCAAACAACACTCAAGCCAAGAAGCTCGCGCGAGGTCTGGCACAGATGAACACATCGCAAAAGGAAAAACTACTGAATCTTATTGCTCAACAAATATTCAGTGGTTGTGATATGAAAAATGGTGCTCAAAGTGGCTTAGCTCTACAATATAAG GAAAATCGTGGAACGGAGACAGATGAAGATGCGTACATTAAAGAGGTGATTCTAGGAGAAACAAAGTCGAAAGAGGCTAAACTGTCTGTGTCTAGAAACAGTATCGGTAGCAATGTGTACCACCCGCGCAAGGATGCTAAGAACACTACAGGGCTGCGGATGATTGTCATTGATGGGAGCAATGTGGCCATGGA GCACACAAAGGGCAAACAGTTTTCAGTAGAAGGGCTGAAGATATGTATAGAGTACTTCGTGAAGCGAGGGCACTCGGTGAAAGCATTCGTACCACGATTTAG GTGTAAATACGGCAAGAGTACGGACCCCAACTTGCTGAGCTACCTGGAGCGGCAGGGGCTGGTCGTGTTCACTCCGTCCCGGGAGATCAAGGGCAAGACCTTTGTGCCTTATGATGACAG ATACATACTCCAGTGTGCGGCGGAATTCGACGGAGTGGTGGTGTCTGGCGACAACTACAGGGATCTTATAAACGAGAACAAGCGGTGGCGGTATATCATCGAGAACAGAGTGCTGCCCTTCACGTGGGTCAACAACATGATCATGTTCCCCAAGGATCCCTTCGGACGGGCGGGTCCCTCCCTCGAGACGTTGCTCCGGCATCCCACACCCGCCACACCGCAAAATACTACAGGTTTATTCTCGTCGAACCTGTTTACGAACAATAATGTTTGA